A region of Flavobacterium album DNA encodes the following proteins:
- a CDS encoding undecaprenyl-diphosphate phosphatase has product MDLIQSIFIAIIEGLTEYLPISSTAHMVFVSSYYGIQDDEFVKLFQVSIQFGAILAVVALYWRKFFDFSKLGFYVKLACAVIPALLLGKLFDDMIDDVLGKPKPIAIMLIAGGVILLFIDNYFKEPKVFKEEDISIKKAITIGFWQCLAMMPGTSRAAASIIGGMQQGLTRQAAAEFSFFLAVPTMLAVTTYSIFLKEYGKASEKGYELLMQGDNLKLFAIGNIIAFVVAIIAIKAFIGVIKKYGFKPWGWYRIVAGSLLLAYFTIYK; this is encoded by the coding sequence ATGGATCTTATCCAGTCGATCTTCATTGCCATTATTGAAGGGCTTACCGAGTATTTGCCTATTTCGTCTACCGCACACATGGTTTTTGTCAGCTCGTACTATGGCATACAGGATGATGAGTTCGTAAAGCTGTTCCAGGTATCCATACAGTTTGGGGCGATATTGGCGGTAGTAGCATTGTACTGGCGGAAATTTTTCGATTTCAGCAAACTTGGATTTTATGTAAAGCTGGCCTGCGCCGTAATCCCGGCATTATTGTTAGGCAAGTTGTTCGATGATATGATCGACGATGTATTGGGAAAGCCGAAACCAATCGCTATTATGCTTATTGCAGGCGGTGTCATACTGTTATTCATTGACAATTATTTTAAAGAGCCTAAAGTCTTCAAAGAAGAAGATATCTCTATAAAGAAAGCAATTACCATTGGCTTTTGGCAATGCCTTGCCATGATGCCGGGAACGAGCCGTGCCGCAGCTTCCATCATCGGGGGAATGCAGCAGGGGCTTACCCGCCAGGCCGCAGCCGAATTCTCCTTCTTCCTTGCGGTGCCAACAATGCTTGCTGTAACCACATATTCCATTTTCCTTAAAGAATACGGAAAAGCCAGTGAAAAAGGCTATGAGCTTTTGATGCAGGGCGACAACCTTAAGCTGTTCGCAATTGGTAATATCATCGCTTTCGTAGTTGCCATTATTGCCATCAAAGCATTTATAGGCGTTATCAAAAAGTACGGGTTCAAACCGTGGGGCTGGTACAGGATCGTAGCAGGTTCGCTACTGTTGGCCTATTTTACAATCTATAAATAA
- the truB gene encoding tRNA pseudouridine(55) synthase TruB, whose product MATPEEFQEGKVVLIDKPLHWSSFQAVNKVKWSLKKHLGLKKIKVGHAGTLDPLATGLLIVCTGKFTKRITELQGMEKEYTGTFYIGATTPSYDLETEVNETFSIDHIDEKLIHDTLPQFIGEIDQKPPVFSAIKKDGKRLYEHARKGEEVEIASRKTTIHEFEITRIALPEVDFRVVCSKGTYIRSLAYDFGLALNSGAHLTALRRTKIGAFSVDDAISPETFENSLENPTA is encoded by the coding sequence TTGGCCACACCCGAAGAATTCCAGGAAGGAAAAGTTGTCCTTATCGATAAGCCATTGCACTGGAGCTCTTTCCAGGCGGTGAACAAAGTGAAATGGAGCCTGAAAAAACACCTTGGCCTCAAAAAGATAAAAGTGGGCCATGCCGGTACGCTCGACCCGTTGGCGACAGGACTATTGATCGTATGCACCGGGAAATTCACCAAGCGCATTACCGAGTTGCAGGGCATGGAAAAAGAGTACACCGGTACGTTTTACATCGGGGCTACTACCCCATCCTACGATCTGGAGACCGAAGTAAACGAAACCTTTTCTATTGATCACATTGATGAAAAGCTGATCCACGATACGCTTCCGCAATTCATAGGCGAGATCGATCAGAAACCACCCGTGTTCTCTGCCATAAAAAAAGACGGGAAGCGCCTGTATGAGCACGCCCGCAAAGGCGAAGAAGTAGAAATAGCTTCGCGCAAAACCACAATACACGAATTTGAGATCACACGCATTGCCCTGCCGGAAGTCGACTTCAGGGTGGTGTGCAGCAAAGGTACTTATATCCGCTCGCTGGCTTACGATTTTGGATTGGCTCTAAATTCAGGCGCACACTTAACGGCATTGCGGCGAACTAAAATTGGCGCATTCTCCGTTGATGATGCTATATCACCCGAAACTTTTGAAAACAGCCTTGAAAATCCCACTGCTTAA
- a CDS encoding YiiX/YebB-like N1pC/P60 family cysteine hydrolase, producing MEGDSVSFLKDGDLIFQDMDCGPLCDAIEAVTEGYKGKDFSHMGMVYFRNDSLYIIEAAGSSVRLTTLKKFSQNTSKEMPVFRLKEKYRKLIPAAVAFSLQQIGVPYDEEYVYDNGAYYCSELIYDAFMFANGGKPFFQMTPMTYKQPGTNEFFRAWVEYYKSIGKPIPEGLPGCNPGGMSVSDKIEIIAPLPPKGE from the coding sequence GTGGAAGGTGATTCCGTAAGCTTCCTGAAAGACGGCGACCTCATATTCCAGGACATGGACTGCGGGCCATTGTGTGATGCGATTGAAGCCGTGACCGAAGGTTATAAGGGAAAAGACTTTAGCCATATGGGAATGGTGTACTTCCGTAACGATAGCTTATATATTATTGAAGCCGCGGGCAGCTCAGTGCGGCTGACAACATTGAAAAAGTTTTCACAAAACACTTCGAAAGAAATGCCTGTTTTCCGGCTGAAAGAGAAATACCGGAAACTGATACCGGCAGCAGTCGCATTTTCATTACAACAAATCGGTGTACCATATGATGAGGAATATGTTTACGACAATGGGGCTTACTACTGTTCGGAGCTTATCTACGACGCTTTCATGTTTGCCAATGGAGGAAAGCCTTTTTTTCAAATGACACCAATGACCTACAAGCAGCCCGGCACGAATGAATTTTTCCGTGCCTGGGTGGAATACTATAAATCAATTGGTAAACCTATCCCTGAAGGACTGCCGGGTTGTAATCCGGGCGGAATGTCGGTGTCGGATAAGATTGAGATAATCGCCCCCTTACCCCCAAAGGGGGAATAA
- a CDS encoding thioredoxin family protein, whose amino-acid sequence MKVLIEKSLGNSYSYKEYRNHVSQLLLEGLSTGDTQSEDLTHYSTLNEVRMNRLDKTITIPGEIEERLRGLTKEYTLLVISEGWCGDAAQILPVINKLAEASDKLHLRIVLRDENIELMDNFLTNGARSIPKLILVEPATIAVRGSWGPRPQGAAQLILDAKEKFGHIPAETKADLQKWYLHDKGISTMEELMLLLEQAP is encoded by the coding sequence ATGAAAGTACTGATCGAAAAAAGCCTTGGTAACAGCTATAGCTACAAAGAATACCGAAACCACGTATCGCAACTGCTTCTTGAAGGCCTTTCTACCGGCGACACACAAAGTGAAGACCTTACCCATTACAGCACACTCAATGAGGTGCGTATGAACCGTCTCGACAAGACCATTACGATACCCGGGGAAATAGAAGAAAGGCTCCGCGGCCTTACAAAAGAATACACACTTTTAGTAATTTCCGAAGGATGGTGTGGCGATGCGGCACAGATACTTCCCGTGATCAACAAGCTTGCAGAAGCTTCGGATAAACTGCACCTGCGCATTGTTTTGCGCGACGAGAATATTGAGCTCATGGATAATTTCCTTACCAACGGAGCGCGCTCGATCCCAAAATTGATTTTAGTTGAACCTGCAACAATTGCCGTAAGAGGAAGCTGGGGCCCAAGGCCTCAGGGTGCGGCCCAGCTTATATTGGATGCCAAAGAAAAATTCGGGCATATACCTGCCGAAACCAAAGCCGACCTGCAAAAATGGTATTTGCATGATAAGGGAATAAGTACGATGGAGGAGCTAATGTTGCTGCTGGAACAGGCCCCCTAA
- a CDS encoding patatin-like phospholipase family protein → MKFDGSTIGLILSGGGSKGIAHAGVLKFFDEAGIVPSHIAGTSSGAIVSALYAWGKKPEEILEFFKSIYFFHWKHFTFRKAGFIDSEAFRDYFTSIFKDATLGDMKFKMHLTATDLVSGKLRIFGAETKIADAVLASSAFPGIISPYEIDGKLYSDGGIINHFPTDILQGRCETLIGIYVSPIQKIEASDLKSIKSVTTRAYDLLSANSNMQKFTLCDWVISPDELALYSTFETNKAKMDEIFQIGYEAAKKSYGELIV, encoded by the coding sequence ATGAAATTTGACGGAAGCACTATAGGCCTTATCCTTTCGGGAGGCGGCTCTAAAGGCATTGCCCATGCGGGTGTACTGAAATTTTTTGATGAAGCCGGCATTGTCCCAAGCCATATAGCAGGAACCAGTTCGGGTGCCATAGTGTCGGCTTTATATGCCTGGGGTAAAAAGCCTGAGGAAATTCTGGAATTTTTTAAATCCATTTATTTTTTCCACTGGAAACATTTCACTTTCCGCAAAGCAGGTTTTATTGATTCGGAAGCTTTTAGGGATTATTTTACATCCATCTTTAAAGATGCCACCCTGGGCGATATGAAATTTAAAATGCACCTTACCGCGACCGACCTTGTTTCAGGCAAGCTAAGGATCTTTGGGGCTGAGACCAAAATTGCCGATGCCGTACTGGCTTCTTCGGCATTTCCAGGAATCATATCGCCTTATGAAATTGACGGCAAGCTGTACAGCGATGGCGGCATCATAAACCACTTCCCGACTGATATATTGCAAGGCAGGTGCGAAACGCTCATCGGCATTTATGTAAGCCCCATACAGAAAATCGAGGCCTCCGACCTAAAGTCTATAAAATCGGTGACCACCAGGGCCTACGACCTGCTTTCGGCCAACAGCAACATGCAGAAATTTACCTTGTGCGACTGGGTGATCAGCCCGGATGAACTGGCGCTATACAGCACTTTCGAAACCAACAAGGCAAAAATGGATGAGATATTCCAGATAGGGTACGAGGCTGCGAAGAAGTCGTATGGGGAGTTGATTGTGTAA
- the frr gene encoding ribosome recycling factor, with protein MMEEIDFILDSTKESMEGSLAHLEKEFLNIRAGKASPAMLGGVKVDYYGAATPLSQVANINTPDARTITITPWEKSMLHPIEKAIMIANLGFNPMNNGDNIIINVPALTEERRRDLVKQAKGEAEDAKVGVRNARKDANTDIKKLEKDGMSEDICKSAEEDVQKLTDSFIKKIDELLVHKEAEIMKV; from the coding sequence ATCATGGAAGAAATCGATTTTATTTTAGACAGCACAAAAGAATCAATGGAAGGCTCTTTGGCCCACCTTGAAAAGGAATTCCTTAATATCCGTGCCGGCAAAGCCAGCCCGGCCATGCTCGGCGGCGTAAAGGTAGATTACTATGGTGCGGCAACACCGCTTTCGCAGGTAGCCAACATCAACACACCGGATGCGCGGACAATAACCATAACGCCATGGGAAAAAAGCATGCTGCACCCTATAGAGAAAGCCATCATGATCGCCAACCTTGGGTTTAACCCAATGAACAATGGCGACAACATCATTATCAACGTTCCCGCGCTTACCGAAGAAAGAAGGCGCGACCTGGTAAAACAAGCCAAAGGTGAAGCGGAAGATGCTAAGGTAGGTGTACGTAACGCCCGTAAGGATGCCAATACTGACATCAAGAAACTGGAGAAGGACGGCATGAGCGAGGACATTTGCAAAAGCGCAGAGGAAGACGTGCAGAAGCTTACCGACAGCTTTATCAAGAAGATCGATGAGCTGCTGGTGCACAAAGAAGCCGAGATCATGAAAGTATAA
- a CDS encoding DUF5686 family protein, translated as MKTLTLLLFFFTLSVGAQTAITVTVKDAENNSPLPFATVESNGKSFIADIDGKVVVTHSGVITVSYTGYTSQKITPAAGRKFYTVKLQPHIEQLKEVVISVSNPANDIIGRAIRRKPINDPQQKLSSFKYKSYDRLIITANPDSISGKVDSIFTYEKTGRRFEKVDSAGFKFKKIIDKQHLYQTEKVSEFKFNKEQGLKEDVLATRMAGFKKPLYEFIGLKLQSYSVYSNKIDLFETKYAGPLAYDALLYYNYRILDTVTIDNRSTYMVYFVPKRKSKKRLKGILYIDTANYGVAKAVLRVRNMLDITSTHYFTYEKDQELWFPDKKTLQIVKGNNKEDIKILGETIKFDAVTGNSKENREKEPSDFVYLLSESSNFDKQFNIPLTIRRTAVAIEIQDQATNRPEEYWNTFRRDTLDARSIKTYVALDSIVAKDNWEQRIILGRKIVNGYLPVGFVDIDLRQIVKYNNYEGFRGGIGGVTNDKFFEIFRLSGYGAYGSKDGQFKFSLGAALRLGKFSNSWIGGSYTDDVKEIASTSFATDKRVFKIYDPRPINISTFYNHQTWLGYIETKIIPKTESVWQLTRSRIDPKFDYVYTPNGNPFSVFHLTTASVALQWNPFSDFMQTPNGRLEVEKRFPKFAFQYTQSVAGLLDSDFTFGKLDFRAEFEQKYLNGQKTSALIQTGVAVGNTPLTHLYSTSPNNLDKDGVLERITLAGKNSFETMYFNEFFSSQYMMVQLKHGLTRFTIFRSLKLSPMLVTRFAWGNMNHKEEHVGLQYNTLEKGYYESGLEFNEIFKGLGLSAFYRYGPYHLPIVDRNISVKVSFVLNLF; from the coding sequence ATGAAAACCCTTACCCTGCTGCTTTTCTTTTTTACGTTATCCGTTGGCGCACAAACTGCCATTACGGTTACAGTAAAAGATGCCGAAAACAATAGCCCCCTTCCTTTCGCTACCGTTGAATCGAATGGCAAAAGCTTTATCGCCGATATTGACGGCAAGGTTGTCGTAACACATTCGGGCGTGATAACCGTAAGCTATACAGGCTATACATCGCAAAAGATTACTCCCGCAGCCGGGCGTAAATTTTATACGGTAAAGTTGCAGCCCCACATTGAACAACTGAAAGAAGTAGTCATAAGCGTTTCCAACCCTGCCAATGATATCATCGGCAGGGCGATAAGGCGAAAGCCAATCAACGACCCGCAGCAAAAACTCAGCAGCTTTAAATATAAATCTTACGACAGGCTTATCATCACCGCGAACCCCGACTCGATAAGCGGGAAAGTCGACTCTATATTTACCTATGAAAAAACGGGACGGCGGTTTGAAAAGGTCGATTCGGCAGGCTTTAAATTCAAAAAAATAATTGACAAACAGCACCTTTACCAGACTGAGAAGGTATCTGAATTCAAATTCAATAAAGAGCAGGGGCTAAAAGAAGATGTCCTGGCTACGCGTATGGCCGGCTTTAAAAAACCGCTATATGAATTCATTGGCCTTAAGCTGCAATCCTATTCGGTTTACTCCAATAAAATAGACCTTTTTGAAACCAAATATGCAGGTCCTTTGGCCTACGATGCCCTGTTGTATTACAATTATCGCATACTCGATACCGTTACCATCGACAACCGCAGCACTTATATGGTGTACTTTGTACCGAAACGGAAAAGCAAAAAAAGGCTGAAAGGCATCCTCTATATTGACACTGCCAATTATGGCGTGGCAAAGGCTGTGCTCCGGGTAAGGAACATGCTCGACATAACCTCGACACATTATTTTACGTATGAAAAAGACCAGGAACTTTGGTTCCCTGATAAAAAGACATTACAGATCGTAAAAGGGAACAATAAGGAGGATATAAAGATACTTGGCGAGACCATAAAGTTTGATGCCGTAACCGGCAATAGTAAAGAAAACCGCGAAAAAGAACCATCGGATTTTGTGTACCTGCTTTCGGAATCGTCTAATTTTGATAAGCAGTTCAACATTCCGCTCACCATCAGGCGCACTGCGGTTGCCATTGAGATACAGGACCAGGCCACAAACCGCCCTGAGGAATACTGGAATACTTTCCGCCGGGACACGCTGGACGCGCGCAGTATAAAGACCTATGTAGCGCTTGATAGTATTGTAGCAAAAGATAACTGGGAACAGCGTATCATCCTGGGCAGGAAGATTGTAAACGGATACCTGCCGGTGGGCTTTGTGGACATTGACCTCAGGCAGATCGTAAAATACAACAACTACGAAGGTTTCCGTGGAGGCATTGGCGGGGTGACCAATGATAAATTCTTTGAGATCTTCCGCCTGAGCGGTTATGGAGCCTATGGATCAAAAGACGGGCAGTTCAAGTTCAGTCTGGGCGCGGCATTGCGGCTGGGCAAATTTTCCAATTCATGGATAGGCGGTTCGTATACCGATGATGTAAAAGAAATTGCGAGTACCTCATTCGCCACCGACAAAAGGGTTTTCAAGATTTATGACCCACGACCGATAAACATCTCTACTTTCTACAACCACCAAACGTGGCTTGGATACATCGAAACCAAGATAATACCAAAGACCGAAAGCGTTTGGCAGCTTACCCGCAGCCGTATCGACCCGAAATTTGATTACGTATACACACCGAACGGTAACCCTTTTTCCGTATTCCACCTCACTACCGCATCCGTCGCCTTGCAATGGAACCCTTTTAGCGATTTCATGCAGACCCCGAACGGCAGGCTGGAAGTTGAAAAGCGCTTCCCGAAGTTTGCCTTCCAGTACACCCAGTCGGTTGCCGGGTTGCTCGATAGCGACTTTACCTTTGGCAAGCTGGATTTCAGAGCGGAATTTGAACAGAAGTACCTCAACGGTCAAAAGACATCGGCCCTTATACAAACCGGGGTTGCCGTAGGCAATACGCCCCTGACACACCTGTACAGTACATCGCCGAACAACCTGGACAAAGACGGTGTGCTGGAGCGCATTACCTTAGCCGGCAAGAATAGTTTTGAGACGATGTATTTTAACGAATTCTTCTCAAGCCAATATATGATGGTACAGCTAAAGCATGGCCTGACACGGTTCACCATCTTCCGCAGCCTGAAGCTATCCCCCATGCTGGTGACCCGTTTTGCGTGGGGTAACATGAATCATAAGGAAGAGCACGTGGGCCTGCAATACAACACGCTTGAGAAAGGGTATTATGAAAGCGGGCTCGAATTCAATGAAATATTCAAAGGGCTGGGACTATCAGCATTTTACCGCTACGGGCCGTACCACCTGCCTATTGTAGACAGGAATATTTCGGTGAAGGTATCGTTCGTGCTCAATTTGTTTTAA
- a CDS encoding DMT family transporter gives MNWTLLVIAGLFEVGFASCLGKAKEAAGNAYYWWMGGFLLCLTISMLLLYKATQTLPIGTAYAVWTGVGAVGTVLVGIFVFKEPSDFWRLFFLTTLIASIVGLKFVTH, from the coding sequence ATGAACTGGACATTACTTGTTATTGCCGGATTGTTCGAAGTTGGCTTTGCTTCGTGTTTGGGCAAAGCCAAAGAAGCCGCGGGCAATGCCTACTACTGGTGGATGGGCGGATTCCTGCTGTGCCTTACAATTAGCATGCTATTGCTGTACAAGGCTACCCAAACGCTGCCAATAGGTACGGCTTATGCGGTATGGACAGGCGTGGGCGCTGTAGGTACAGTGCTCGTAGGTATTTTTGTTTTTAAAGAGCCTTCCGATTTCTGGAGGCTGTTCTTCCTGACGACATTAATAGCCTCTATTGTGGGGCTGAAGTTTGTGACGCATTAG
- the asnS gene encoding asparagine--tRNA ligase, which translates to MKHIKVKDLLNSAKPLDDVLVKGWVRTFRNNQFLAINDGSTINNIQCVVDFENTSPEMLKRLTTSAAVAIHGNLVESQGAGQKYEVQVTKLEILGDSDAETYPIQLRNKPSLEFLRENAHLRVRTNVFGAIMRVRSVLSFAIHQYFQEKGFVYVNTPIITGSDAEGAGEMFRVTALPATGAPLNEEGKVDYKQDFFGKETNLTVSGQLEAETYAMSLGQVYTFGPTFRAENSNTSRHLAEFWMIEPEVAFNDLDANMDLAEDFIQYVIKYAMDRCQDDLAFLNQRLADEEKQKPTAERSEMGLLEKLQFVLDNNFKRVSYTEAIDILKNSKPNKNKKFNYIIEEWGADLQSEHERFLVEKHFKCPVILFDYPAKIKAFYMRLNEDNQTVRAMDILFPGIGEIVGGSQREERLDVLQQKIADLGIDEKELWWYLDTRRFGTAVHSGFGLGFERLVLFVTGMTNIRDVIPFPRTPQNAEF; encoded by the coding sequence ATGAAGCACATTAAAGTTAAAGACCTGCTGAACAGCGCAAAGCCGCTTGATGATGTATTAGTAAAAGGATGGGTAAGGACTTTCAGGAATAACCAATTTCTTGCTATAAATGATGGCTCGACCATAAATAATATTCAGTGTGTAGTAGACTTTGAAAACACATCACCTGAAATGCTTAAAAGGCTTACGACTAGTGCGGCAGTTGCAATCCACGGCAATCTGGTAGAAAGCCAGGGTGCGGGTCAAAAATATGAAGTACAGGTTACTAAACTTGAAATTTTGGGCGACAGTGATGCTGAGACATATCCAATCCAATTGAGGAATAAGCCAAGTCTTGAATTTTTGAGGGAAAATGCCCACCTGCGTGTGCGTACAAATGTATTCGGTGCGATCATGAGGGTACGCTCTGTACTGTCATTTGCCATTCACCAGTATTTCCAGGAAAAAGGCTTTGTGTATGTAAATACCCCTATCATAACCGGCTCTGATGCCGAAGGTGCTGGCGAAATGTTCCGTGTAACTGCATTACCTGCTACAGGGGCACCGTTGAATGAAGAAGGCAAAGTAGACTACAAACAGGATTTCTTCGGGAAGGAGACCAACCTTACCGTATCGGGACAGCTTGAAGCTGAAACCTATGCTATGTCACTTGGGCAGGTGTATACGTTCGGGCCTACGTTCCGTGCGGAGAACAGTAATACTTCGCGCCACCTTGCGGAATTCTGGATGATAGAGCCGGAAGTGGCCTTTAACGACCTTGATGCCAACATGGACCTTGCGGAAGACTTTATCCAGTATGTTATAAAATATGCGATGGACCGTTGCCAGGACGACCTTGCCTTCCTGAACCAGCGCCTTGCCGATGAGGAAAAGCAAAAGCCAACTGCCGAGCGCAGTGAAATGGGGCTTTTGGAAAAACTACAGTTTGTACTGGACAATAACTTCAAGCGTGTGAGCTATACCGAAGCTATCGACATCCTGAAGAACAGCAAGCCGAACAAGAATAAAAAGTTCAACTATATTATTGAAGAATGGGGTGCCGACCTCCAAAGCGAGCACGAGCGTTTCCTTGTTGAAAAGCATTTCAAATGCCCGGTAATATTGTTTGACTACCCTGCGAAGATCAAGGCTTTCTACATGAGGCTGAATGAGGACAATCAGACGGTTCGCGCCATGGACATATTGTTCCCCGGCATTGGCGAGATTGTAGGCGGATCGCAAAGGGAAGAGCGCCTGGATGTGCTGCAGCAAAAGATAGCCGACCTTGGCATCGATGAAAAAGAATTATGGTGGTACCTTGATACCCGCCGTTTCGGTACGGCAGTGCATAGCGGCTTCGGGCTTGGCTTTGAGCGCCTGGTGCTGTTCGTAACCGGTATGACCAACATCCGCGATGTAATCCCTTTCCCAAGGACACCGCAGAACGCAGAGTTTTAA
- a CDS encoding leucine-rich repeat domain-containing protein: MKNYILLILAFAFFGFASCSSDDTKPEDPTAVDPDPVNPDPYYACRYAGGVTLKTQADVNTFVSFAPCAIGDITIGSSNSPSDITDLSGLSTLQTIDGKLIIVNNPNLQSLEGLHNVKAVKGDIEISNNNLLSNLHGLRSLEDQTGIITISSNNALQTLTGLEHLTYIHSLQVNDNPLFSGFNGLENCVKIDDLGLSGSNVITNLSTLNQLNELELLAVANNSNLVSLDGLSVTVIESLVIADNPNLSSLNGLNNITSINDIKIHNNNALTSLQGLEQATIIKHLEITNNNSLVSLEGMNSINSIDYLYCATNQNLTNLALHQLTKIGTVILWDNNNLSSLEGMQNITEISVLHLWGNNSLSSIEQLSSVNVFKDNFSIKANPMLESLNGLQNVAVYIGNGFEVMNNASLKDLCALQNILLLLQSRPYDPENPVWIMDNYNPVNAAGILAGNCSID; this comes from the coding sequence ATGAAAAATTATATACTTTTGATTTTGGCATTTGCATTTTTTGGATTCGCTTCATGCAGCAGTGATGATACTAAACCGGAAGATCCAACGGCTGTAGATCCTGATCCGGTTAATCCTGATCCCTACTACGCTTGCAGATATGCAGGGGGTGTAACTTTGAAGACACAGGCAGATGTTAATACTTTTGTTTCGTTTGCCCCGTGTGCCATTGGAGATATAACTATCGGTTCTTCAAATTCTCCAAGCGATATTACTGACCTTTCAGGGCTTTCAACATTGCAAACAATTGATGGAAAACTTATTATTGTCAATAATCCAAATCTGCAATCTTTGGAGGGATTGCACAATGTTAAAGCTGTTAAAGGCGATATTGAGATTAGTAATAATAATTTACTATCTAATTTACATGGTCTAAGATCGTTAGAAGACCAAACAGGAATAATTACTATTTCTTCCAATAATGCTCTTCAAACCCTTACTGGTCTTGAGCATCTTACTTACATTCACTCTTTACAGGTAAATGATAATCCATTATTCTCAGGCTTTAACGGACTTGAAAATTGTGTAAAAATTGACGATTTGGGTTTGTCCGGTTCTAATGTGATTACAAATCTAAGTACGTTAAATCAACTTAACGAATTGGAATTGCTCGCAGTGGCAAATAATAGCAACCTTGTATCATTGGATGGACTTTCGGTCACAGTTATAGAAAGTCTTGTAATAGCCGATAATCCTAATCTATCTTCACTGAATGGGCTTAATAATATTACATCAATAAACGATATAAAAATCCATAACAATAACGCCCTTACATCATTGCAAGGGCTTGAACAGGCAACTATAATAAAACACCTGGAAATTACAAATAATAATTCGCTTGTTTCTCTGGAAGGAATGAACAGTATTAATTCCATCGATTATCTTTATTGTGCTACTAACCAAAATCTTACTAACCTGGCTCTTCATCAGCTTACAAAAATAGGGACAGTCATATTATGGGATAATAATAATCTCTCTTCGTTAGAAGGAATGCAAAATATAACAGAAATTTCCGTATTACACTTATGGGGCAATAACAGTCTTAGTTCTATAGAACAGTTATCATCCGTAAATGTTTTTAAAGATAATTTTAGTATTAAAGCGAATCCTATGCTGGAGTCTCTTAATGGTTTGCAAAACGTAGCGGTATATATAGGTAACGGATTTGAAGTTATGAATAATGCTTCATTAAAAGATCTTTGTGCCTTACAGAACATATTGCTTTTGTTGCAATCCCGTCCATATGATCCCGAGAACCCAGTATGGATAATGGACAATTATAATCCGGTTAATGCAGCCGGTATCTTAGCGGGAAACTGTAGCATTGATTAA